One window of the Bombus pyrosoma isolate SC7728 linkage group LG5, ASM1482585v1, whole genome shotgun sequence genome contains the following:
- the LOC122567505 gene encoding uncharacterized protein LOC122567505 — protein sequence MDESTAKSRMEMRDKYYIYSDPLIRSPLTNALSANLHNQHEVECRNFEFHLAECIEAYGFYKGIDKCKAVLHDFEECVTKEKRRSRFEIICGEFIRQVEAGERNYEKVPYLAFF from the coding sequence ATGGATGAAAGTACTGCTAAATCAAGGATGGAGATGCGAGATAAATACTATATCTACTCAGATCCTCTGATACGTTCTCCGTTGACTAACGCTTTGTCAGCGAATTTGCATAATCAGCATGAAGTTGAATGCAGAAATTTTGAGTTTCATTTAGCCGAATGTATTGAAGCATATGGATTTTATAAAGGAATAGACAAATGCAAAGCAGTACTTCATGATTTTGAAGAATGCGTGACCAAAGAAAAACGCAGGAGtagatttgaaataatatgtGGAGAATTTATACGTCAGGTCGAAGCTggagaaagaaattacgaGAAAGTACCGTATCTTGCtttcttttag
- the LOC122567481 gene encoding cytoplasmic tRNA 2-thiolation protein 2, whose translation MCTLNESEYDTFEVKEIAENTNTSFPINTTEMHNATPFCKKCGSQEIQVFSKNKNAYCKVCFLNILKHKFRAMLGKSKSIRPNDSILVAHSGKANSTVLLHLIMVDTNELISKKLRPSFKVLYIDDGMVKGRSIEERKSIRNALANEAKSLQLITYILPLSKCTSDSISKQMQLVNDPSMSMTSDEDTIIQEMFDNLENDTARDELLQQLRRKLLTSAAGELNCNKIFIADISSDLAIRVLGDVSTGRGSQLPFNVAFSDTRHTNVTLLRPLRDFTQNDITNYLDCYNLHPIFSSDKYNFSFPISIRNVTRNFVHKLDSEFYGTVSTIYRTSEKLATRIEQCNNENNDTKVDTNIKKDNNICILCELTLDSCYLPKEQLSVVQAKLFSKLVSTITDTSLNKTMNSLNICEQSDNEQIESLNALRQKKCQCQSDIHKSFLRQSTIEKYLCYGCRLIFLNSKQVDNILPNFIFDAVQKRLQVACLQEEIRDFLL comes from the exons ATGTGCACGTTAAATGAATCTGAATACGATACTTTTGAAGTAAAAGAAATAGCGGAAAACAC aaaCACTTCTTTCCCTATTAATACCACAGAAATGCATAATGCTACGCCTTTTTGTAAAAAGTGTGGTAGTCAAGAGATCCAAGTCTTTTCCAAGAATAAGAATGCATATTGTAAagtatgttttttaaatatattaaaacataaatttagaGCAATGCTAGGTAAATCCAAATCTATACGCCCGAATGACTCAATACTTGTTGCTCATTCAGGGAAAGCAAATTCAACTGTGCTTTTACATCTTATTATGGTTGACACGaatgaattaatttccaaaaagTTGCGACCATCATTTAAAGTTCTTTATATAGATG ATGGTATGGTGAAAGGACGCTCgatcgaggaaagaaaatctATTCGAAATGCGTTAGCTAATGAAGCTAAGAGTTTGCAATTAATTACGTACATTTTACCTTTGTCAAAATGTACAAGCGATAGTATTTCTAAACAAATGCAGCTAGTAAATGATCCATCAATGAGCATGACAAGTGATGAGGATACAATAATACAAGAAATGTTTGATAATTTGGAAAATGATACAGCCAGAGATGAATTATTACAGCAATTAAGACGTAAATTACTTACATCCGCAGCTGGTGAacttaattgtaataaaattttcattgccGATATATCTTCTGATCTTGCAATAAGAGTTCTTGGCGATGTATCGACTGGAAGAGGTTCCCAATTGCCTTTTAACGTTGCTTTCTCTGACACAAGACACACGAATGTAACATTACTTCGACCACTCAGAGATTTTACACAAAATGACATAACTAACTATTTGGACTGTTACAATCTACATCCAATTTTTAGTTCtgacaaatataatttctctttccctATATCTATACGGAATGTCACAAGAAATTTTGTCCATAAATTGGATTCTGAATTTTATGGCACTGTATCCACAATATATCGTACCAGCGAAAAATTAGCTACAAGGATAGAGCAATGTAATAATGAGAACAATGATACAAAGGTGGatactaatattaaaaaggaTAATAACATCTGTATACTTTGTGAATTAACTTTAGATTCGTGTTATTTACCAAAAGAACAACTATCGGTTGTACAAGCGaaattgttttctaaattAGTTTCTACAATTACAGATACCTCATTAAATAAGACTAtgaattcgttaaatatttgcGAGCAATCAGACAATGAGCAAATTGAAAGCTTAAATGCTTTAAGACAAAAAAAATGTCAGTGTCAAAGTGACATTCATAAGTCTTTTCTGAGACAATCGACAATTGAAAAGTATCTATGCTATGGTTGTAGacttattttcttaaattcaaAACAAGTGGATAATATTTTacctaattttatttttgatgcAGTCCAAAAAAGATTACAAGTTGCATGTTTACAAGAAGAAATAagagattttttattataa
- the LOC122567501 gene encoding 39S ribosomal protein L40, mitochondrial, with translation MIGVLNLANAVFRSSLHSVSNSRNISIYIHPLQFRATEILLGEPLRKKKRLDPNVLRAREERKKRKLQKKIRQLEKHTNHLKPIFEIDTLSQLLQKEKRTCHLPISLSEEEIGRRKLLEREWSSYKQDQWLKDVRVMKSIMASQEIALKELKAVSKQLYKKAVEFDDSFIPYSVTGPVYTPPIKHFDSPDGEYIETTVKYVGE, from the exons ATGATTGGTGTATTAAATTTGGCAAATGCCGTTTTTAG GTCCTCTTTGCATTCAGTTAGCAATTCGCGCAATATCTCCATATATATACATCCATTACAATTTCGAGCGACTGAAATTCTCTt aGGAGAACCActtagaaagaagaaaagactCGATCCTAATGTCCTTAGAGctagagaagaaagaaagaagaggaaactACAGAAAAAAATCCGTCAATTAGAAAAACATACAAACcatttgaaaccaatctttGAAATTGATACATTATCTCAGCTATTACAAAAGGA GAAAAGAACTTGTCACTTGCCAATATCATTatcagaagaagaaataggaaGGAGAAAATTATTAGAGAGGGAATGGTCTAGCTACAAACAAGATCAATGGTTGAAGGATGTACGTGTTATGAAATCCATTATGGCATCGCAAGAAATAGcgttgaaagaattaaaagctGTCTCGAAGCAACTTTACAAAAAAGCAGTTGAA TTTGATGATTCGTTCATACCGTATAGCGTAACAGGACCGGTATATACTCCAccgataaaacattttgacaGTCCTGATGGAGAATATATAGAAACCACGGTTAAATATGTAGGGGAATAG
- the LOC122567504 gene encoding neuroparsin-A-like, with protein sequence MLAAQTIRIAVLLAIVLLYDKCSGYPSVRQKQEMALCTGCGDFCHKCEYGVVISNACGVPQCAKGPDEPCGGRGERLGICAEGMSCICNQCFGCSSEKLKCSKIKDPCWRDFNIPVRRPAIM encoded by the exons ATGCTTGCCGCACAAACTATCCGCATAGCCGTGCTGCTTGCCATTGTTCTTCT GTACGATAAATGTTCCGGTTATCCTTCGGTAAGACAAAAACAAGAGATGGCCCTTTGCACAGGATGCGGCGACTTTTGCCACAAATGCGAATATGGTGTTGTAATATCAAATGCTTGCGGGGTTCCGCAATGCGCAAAG GGACCCGATGAACCTTGCGGAGGACGGGGAGAACGGCTTGGTATTTGCGCCGAAGGCATGAGCTGTATATGTAACCAATGCTTCGGTTGTAGTTCGGAGAAGTTAAAATGTTCCAAAATTAAAGATCCTTGTTGGCGTGATTTTAACATACCAGTAAGGCGGCCTGCTATCATGTAA